TTTACTAGACCGTGAAAACAATATTCTAGCACGAGTACAGCTGTAAACAGTCGCACGTTTCACGGTATCGCTCACCGATGTACTGCAGTAATAACAGGCTGTAGTTCGACGTTAAAAGTAATGAGTTATGATTTGTCAGGCTATGGATagggaaaaaaaattctgtcGTTGTTTGTTGTTTCCATATTGTTGAGGCAGTTATGTAAGTACTTTCTGAAGTCTTGATACTTTTTTTCCATTGTAAGTGAGCTGAGTTGGTCAATCATTGGACACACTTAAAATATGTTGTAAATTTATTGGGATGCTGTTGACATACACACGGACAGTTTAATTTCCCGTGTTTCGAATAGCTTGTATATAGCCATATCGATTTTCACTAAGCATTAATGAATTCaagttcttttttttttaaagctgacgaaattataggctcaatgtaattgttgattttcattaaaatttatgtaatatCGGAGAGGGTTCGTAAacattcatttgaaatttagcTACATGTATAGCGATTTCATTCATTATCAATACGCCTTACTATGCGTAAAATCATTAACTACAAAGCTGTGCCTTTGCTCTATTTGGGTTGGTAATCAGCCGGCCGATACTCGGCATTGGTTTGACGTATGACTCATCTTTTTAAACGTCTCTCCTCTGtgataaaaacaacaaattctATCGATTTATTTCGCAGTTACCAGCGCCGTAAGATAATCCACGcggtaatttatattttatagcaCTAAAATAACTACAACTGCAACTATTCCATTACGTCTTTTGTTATGATACTGCTAAATTGCCAACATTATTTGTGGTGGTTTTGGGATATTTAACCTTCTATTGTATAATCTTGCGTAATTGGGTATGTTAATATTTGTCGATAATTTGATACGATTAGACATAAAATTCATAAATGCCGAACCAGGAGGGTCCACCACGACAGTTGCAGCCATCACGACCTTGTCGAGTGGCTGGGAATACGCCTATACTACGCCCTCTCGTTTCACTAATTAGCGAAATCTCTATCGAAATATGAAACTCCTAATATGTCAGGTCATAAAGTTTAAAAAGGAGGGAAGggtaaaacaatattaatagaATAGATGATATGTTTAATTTGAAATGGCAATGTTGGATTTTCTAATCCAAACTAAATTATCCTAAACAACTTAATAACACAGAAAGGCGCCCAAGCTCAGAAGCTTGAGTTTTCTCATAGAAGTGAAGATGTTAAAGCCCGAATCATATATATGACGCGTCGAGATGCATATGCATAGATTCtgtttcaattatttttgtcgttttttattaattattcttAAACTTTCGACAGATTAATTATAAAAGTCATGGTGAGTAGAATACCAAAGCGGGAAGTATggaatttgcttcaaaaatattataatataataccCAGTTCTGTAAGCAAAATGGCAGGTTATTCAAACATCAATTACAAGGTAACAGCAAATGACTGTATCAGTCCAATAACCGATTGCAAAACTGCATCAGAAAATTTCCTGCTAAAATTCGCTGATGTTTCACACGTATTTTACTTAGGTAAGAATTCATCATTTTTCCTTACCTCTTCTATTAATAATTGCTAGAATAGTAATTTAATATCTATACCACGTTTCTATGACTTTGCCGGCCACGTGAAGTCGTTAGTATTCAAACATTTTAGATTGTCGttcacgcacaatcgtgaagcgttcctctattttttaaacaaaaaaaaataaaaataaaaaataaatatttgcagATAACATCGACATGCAACATGAAATGTTGAAACACCTGCATTTACACGGAATTAACGCATCTTTACCGGTAGAATCCACACATGGCGAAACAATGATAGATTATTCTTTCGGTAAGTTGTCAGTTTTGAAAAGGTTTACTGAGGTAAATGAATGTCAGTTATAACTGGTGGTTACATGTTTAGGTGGGAAACAGTACTCCGTACAATTGTTGTCTTTCGTTAATGGCGTGTCGATGAATGAAGCTGATACGAGTCAAGAAGAAGTGATCGACATTGCTTACGATATGGGGCAGTTATGCGGAAGATTTCATCATACCATGAAGGTAATACATGATATAAATGATGATGATATAAATGGGATGATATAAATCAGTGCATCTAACCCAGAGTATGAATCAATCCCGCAAAGCCTTACCTTTTTTTGTTATGTCTCGGATTTGCTTGATATTCTATTGTTTTGCAGACATTTAACTACGATTTAGAAACAGCATCTGGGATCCATTCGCCATTCCATACGGAAAATGCTGCCATGTTCGAGGAAAAGCTCGCATACGTCGGGGATAGATCCTTGAGAAATCAACTCATAAACTACATGAAtctttttaaagaaaattttttgccACGATTATCGGAATTAAGAAAAGGTAACAATTTATCTCTGATCAATACGATATATGTTGACTTGACTTATACTCTGCATAcgtatttaaatttaaaatttcagctTTCACCTTCTACAAATTCTAGCAGAAACACGTACTGTACTCTTGACCAGAGAGAATTCTTTATTTAAGTCATTTCGAGCGACCTAACTATAGCTTATTAGGTTATTTTGTTCTCGCCCGCTTTCTCATCACAATTagggtaaaattaaattttccttAAATGTTTCAATTAATGTCACACTCGCAAGTGGCGCCGAGTCACCGACTATCTGAGTCTTGAGTGAAGACCCAGCGAATTTCCAAAGCCATTGTCTTAAGTAAAGCTTTTTTAATTCAGAAGTCTTTGGGCCAGTCACGCCACTATTGCCCCACAATAAACCAACGCTACTTGGCATACTATTCAGTAATAAACCAAAATCGTTTTCGGGTTCAGTCAAGTGGTTGTTTCCTCCAGGATTTTCTTTCATTGGGAATCTTTGCAAAAATTAGTTCGAGTCTCTTCGACAATTTATCCATACCAACTTTCTTTATGTTCATATTATGTCTATATATGTACTGAGTACACAGAGTTGTAATGAGTGTTTCGATAaaagtttaaattatttttttgctatttcaGGTTTTATTCACGGAGATATGAGTGACACCAACATCATTTTGAAAGATAATTCTCAAAAAGGTGGACAGAGAAGAAAGAGATGGGAAATTGGCGGTCTTATAGATCTGGAAGAATGTGCTTACACGTACTTAGTTGGTGAAGTAGGAATATGTGCTGCTTATTCTATGCTCAAAGCGGCATCCGTTGGAGCTGACCCGGTAGAAGCATCTCTACATATGATACAAGGGTACCAGTTGATGCACGATTTGTCTGCACGAGAAAAAGAAGTTTTGTTCTACGCTGTTTTAAGTAGGCTTGCCGTGTCGTATGTATCTGCGTGCTACGAGTGTTTTCTAACACCAGAAAATTCGACATATCTTTTTACGCAAGCAAAAAATGTACCGGTGGTTTTGGAAGCGCTGGAAGAGTGTGGAAAAAATGAAATCGAGAAAATTTGGTTCGGTAGAAGGTACAAATGGCTACGACAACATAATAGTTGGCGAAATAAAGCCCCTCCAAAAGAGTAGAGGAACAATCGCTGGTCGCATTTGATTCCAAATCTAAGCAtcagcgttgctgtttgtataagTAATTCCTATTTGCGTTGAGTTGCACTGTGGAAATTGCAACAAGTAACATTTCAGTCCCATGTTGGGActcttctatatatatattacattttgtaCAAAGGGccgttttattgaatttatttcaaaccaATATTATTGCTTCCATCTTTTACGTTTTCAAACGACAAATTTCCTATGTCACCTTATTTTTTGAtcgtgaatatttttaaattgtttctgTAAATATTTCCGAATACCTATGCTGCATTTGGAAGCTGTTTCTGAAACCATTATGCATGTcttgttattttcatttcaacgcTGTACGGTTTTGTTTTATGCGACTACTGTTAAGACTTGATCCTTTTAATactattttatcaattttctaTATAATATACGAAGCGCGTGAACCAGGTTTAATATTGTGCTATATATTTAAGTTATTAGGGAATTGTACACGGGTTCGTAAAGGATAAAATAAGTATTTGTattgagaaaatattgattaccaCGAGACTCGAACAAAGTCAACAACgtgttttgaaaatttacatttgt
The genomic region above belongs to Styela clava chromosome 13, kaStyClav1.hap1.2, whole genome shotgun sequence and contains:
- the LOC120332743 gene encoding hydroxylysine kinase-like, with amino-acid sequence MVSRIPKREVWNLLQKYYNIIPSSVSKMAGYSNINYKVTANDCISPITDCKTASENFLLKFADVSHVFYLDNIDMQHEMLKHLHLHGINASLPVESTHGETMIDYSFGGKQYSVQLLSFVNGVSMNEADTSQEEVIDIAYDMGQLCGRFHHTMKTFNYDLETASGIHSPFHTENAAMFEEKLAYVGDRSLRNQLINYMNLFKENFLPRLSELRKGFIHGDMSDTNIILKDNSQKGGQRRKRWEIGGLIDLEECAYTYLVGEVGICAAYSMLKAASVGADPVEASLHMIQGYQLMHDLSAREKEVLFYAVLSRLAVSYVSACYECFLTPENSTYLFTQAKNVPVVLEALEECGKNEIEKIWFGRRYKWLRQHNSWRNKAPPKE